cTCAAAAGCCAAGGTTTGAAAACCTAAAGCAGGAACAGGCAAGCTCATTGTTCTCATTGAAACAGTAAATATGCTTTATTTAGCTTtacgtatatcgggcagcagtgatataggaagatgctgaaaggcatcatctcatgctgtgcgggaggaggcaatagtaaatccttcctgtattctaccaaagacaaccacagggctctgtggatgccaggagtcgacatcaactggatggcacactttacctttaaccaaATTAGTAGCTTTAATATTAAGGGACTTATCCAAACCCTGTGCAGTTTTTATCAATAATGTAGGCAAAAGAGAGAATTGTGGactgattatttttaatattcaTGCTCCCTAACACGTCAGTATTATTCACCATTGTCTGTCATTCCCACCATCCTTGCATGGTATAGAATATGCAAATACTGCCTTCATGTTAAACATCTATCAGACTGTATCTGCCCATGTGAATCTGCCAAGTTCCTTCATTCCTCTTCGCTAACTCTTTGCCCCACCACTGACACAGAACTAGTTCGCAGTGATcatggacagggccttttcaataATGGCCCCCTGTCTTTGGAATGTCCTCCTTGAAAAGCTTCACTAGTCTCCCACCCTGctgagtttttaaaagagcttgatcactctcctcttcccagaggcattttaAATCTGCTTTTCACAGAATCCTAGGATTTGAGccagaagggaccttggaggtcatctagtccaaccccctgctcagtgcaggaatctgcgaCAGCAGCCTTAACCAATTGCCACTCAGTCTCTGCTTGTGAAGGAGAACCTTGAATCAGTTCTCCATTTTAACTCAGTTTTGGCTTTTGTGTTGTTGCTTTGAACTTTTGCTTCTTGTTTTGTGTTGATTTTTATTGTAATTATAGTTTTTATAGTGAGCTACTtccagcagcagtgtgctggggGAGAGATGGGATAAAAACACTTTAAATCGTAATAGTATTTATGGTGGGTTTTAGTAAACGGTTTAGCCATGCATAAGCTGATGTTTATTGAAGTTTGAATGGTCGCTGAAGCTTCTCCCGCAGACGGAACAGGTGTAcagtttctctccagtatgagtCCTCTTATGCACAATGAAACTTGAGTTGTtattgaagctcttcccacagtcTAAGCACACATACGGTCGctcccctgtgtgaatcctcTCATGTGTTATAAGGTGCGATCGttgactgaagcttttcccacactcggaGCACATGTACGGCTTCTCTCcggtgtggattctttggtgagTGACGAGCTCGGTTCGGCTGGTAAAGTCCTTCCCACAATCAGTGCacttatatggtttttctcctgtgtgaattctccgGTGCGTAATAAGCTGTGAGCTGCTGTTGAAgtttttcccacagtctgggcaTTTGTACGGCTTCTCTCCTCGATGGAGCCTCTCGTGTGCGATAAGTGCCGAACTGTggttgaagcttttcccacactccgagcactgatatggtttctctcccgtgtggattcTCAAGTGAGTAATAAGGTAGGCACTggtactgaagctctttccacaaactGAGCATTTAcaaggcttctctcctgtgtgggttctcttATGCCTAATAAGATGCGATGGATCACTAAAGCTTCTCCCACAATCCGAGCACACGTAGGGTCTCTCTcccgtgtggattctttggtggttAACGAGCTGCGAATGCTGGCGGAAACACTTCCCACACTGTGTGCATTTGtacggcttctctcctgtgtgtattCTCTGGTGATTAATGAGGACTGACATCCTGCTGAAGCTTTGTCCGCAGTCAAGACACTGGCAGGGTTTTTCACTCGTGTGGGTTCTCTCGTGCACAAGAAGCTCGGTCCCCGTGCAAAAGCTTTTCCCACAGGCCGAGCATTTGTACGGCCTCTCTACCGTGTGGGTCCTCTTATGCCTGATAACGTGTGAGGGGTCACCAAAACTTTTCCCACAGTCAAGGCAGCTGtatggtttctcacctgtgtggattctctggtggttAATTAACTGCGAGTGCTGACGGAAGCCTTTCCCACAAACTGAGCACTTGTATGGCTTCTCCccggtgtggattctctgatggttAACGAGGACTGATCGCCTGCTAAAAGTCTGCCCACAATCTGGGCATTTAAATGGCCCTTTATTTGTTTGAGTTATTTCATCCACAAGATCAGACTTTTTTTGAAAGACATTTCCGCATTCAAAGTGAGCATTCTCTGTCTTTTCCTTAGGGATACCCTGCAGGGGTGTTCTGTCCTCCAGTTCCATGTACCTGCTCTGGTAATTAATTAATGTACTCTCTTCCCTTTTTGTTGGATTGCCTTGATGACTCCCAGAGGCCAAATCTCCATGATCAAGACACTGAGACGTGTTCTGCTCAGCTCCTCCCGACAACATCCTGCAGGTTTCCTTATCTGTGGAATTTCCAAGGCAATCTTTCTTCTCTCCACTCACCCACTCTTCAGCtggtggaattaaaaaaaaaaaaaaggagttctCGTGTGAATTTTTCTGGCACCACAAAAGAGAAAGAGGACACTGCATTTGCCTACAATAGCAGGCAGATGGTCCCTTTCTGCCAACTTTGAATTACACTTCATGGAAATTATGTACATCAGTGCCTAGTAGCTATCACGGttatttatgggggggggggataggaagctgccaaatactgagtcagaccattcgtctgtctagcgcagtattgtcttcacagattggcagcggcttctccaaggttgcaggcaggaatctctctcagccctatcttggagaagccagggagggaacttgaaaccttctgctcttcccagagcagcttcatcccctgaggggaatatcttgcagtgctcacacatcaagtctcccattcatatgcaaccagggcagaccctgcttagctatggggacaagtcatgcttgctaccacaagaccagctctcctcccatttaaaaaacaaacagagctTCAGTCTACAGGAGCAGTATACTTCTAAATACAGtgtgttccataaatggggtgccaccacaaaGAAGGCCCCATATCAGTTAGCCCCCACCCAGCTTCCAAAGGTGAGGGCACTGAAGCAGGGCCTTAGCAAATAATCTTAGCAAATAAGCAGGTTCACAGGAGGGAAAGCAGGCCTTTGGACACTCTGATCCCAGGGTGGGTTGGGAACCCAAAGGCTACTTACCCAAGAAACTGGTAACTCCACCATTCTCCTGTTTAATATCGCGGAACAGTGTCTCTCGCCAGGCATCAGAAGGAGCACCCTCTGTCTCAGGGAAATCCACTGCTGCCTTCTTCAATAGCTCCAGATCCTGAAACACAGCAACAAGGAGGATCCCGTTCAAGGAACAGAAACAGGAATATGGAATGAAAGATGCAGAGTAAGTATTGCGTCCTCTCTCCGGAGGTCTACAGTTTCTGATTTCTCTTGAAAGCCAGGATCCCGGTCCTCCCCTTGAGTGCGATCTAGTTGGCTGGTTCAGATCATCAgctttgttagccatcccataacaaattgttttcattCAGAACCTTGATTAAAGAGTGGTTCTGTGCGATGTCCCTGAGCCTCAAAAGCACGCACTCCCTCTCCCATGCCCACGTAAGCATCTCCTTCCGATTTacgttaaaataaaccaagatcagacatgatgtctgaactgacccatCTTGGTTCATTCTAacccaggatttcttaaccttgggcccccagatgttgttggactacaactcccagccacagaggccatgtctggggatgatgggagttgtagtccaacagcatctgagggcccaaggctAAGAAGCCCTGCTCGAACCTATATACTTGAAATAAGCCATGATCTGAAATGGGCGCGTAGCGAGGTTGGTGGAGGCAAGGTGGGTGGTTGAGACAGGCTGCCTtcgcagctccccccccccacaaagcctGGGACTAAGCGCCAGTGCCCAAACCTAAAGGCACCCAGAAAACGGTTCCTggagcagttttaaaaaaattattgctattgttattgttcactgccaagagtctttggaggaggcaataTACAAGAagtttttaataaacaaacaaacaaaccaaaaaacaaaacaggggggaGGGAATCAAATTTGCATATGAGGAAAGATGCAAGTTAGAGCAGGCACTCCGGGCTTAATTGCTAACTTTGGTTTTTTCACTATGCTCAGGCTCAGATAACACTTGCACACCAGGGAGAATCAGATTTGCACAGGTGGGCTTCAGCGTACACAGTCCCGACACCCACCCATTCGCGTATCTGtggtcaggcaatggagacccaacattgTGACCCAACATTGTGACCCAACATTGTGACCCAACACCCAACAATGGAGACCCAACCGGTATACAcggtttttaaaagcatttaaatccgcatatccacagttcctaggtggctagaaatgatctccaaggtcatttctggccaccattttgctgaaaagagccattttgtgactctttgtttattttaaaaaatattccccACAATTTTTCACAGAATATTGGCCAAATTGGGAGttttgggggacattgctggacagctggagaacATGGTACATTGCTGTTCTCCTCctatttctgcttttttttttttgccctccatgaacctaacccctcaattcccattcactcaatgccTTGTTATCTGTGCTTTCATTATCCGCAGTTGTAGGGCAGGACGGAACCCCCACGGATGACGAGGTCCACTTGCActacaacattttgttgtgggtccatacttgcaAATACCCCCAATATTTTTCCAGGCCTAGTTAAAACTCAGCACTTGCCACGGGCCACCAAGTGCCTCACGACTACaggcaggcatctacaaatccacttgccaggtGGCCAGCGGCAAGTACCCCCCCAACCGGATACCTGgtaccacacagatctcctcccccaAGGTCTCCATTTTAAAGGagataagaaacagcaggaatccttcctGAGCAGTAGCTCAGCAATAGCGACCTCCCACCATTCCTTACCACCTCCATCTCCCAACGTtaatgacagaagacctgcttctctcttaggcccctctgcctgtgtgccagaaaaaggTCTGAGGGAAGACACTGGTGGCGACCACAAGTCATGGCTGACTAGTGAGTGAAgcttaaatttgtggatccctgactACAGGCCTGCCTTCCGAGCAGAATCTGCCTCTGTATCTTTGCATACACTCTCACCTGTGTTTCTTGCCTCTTGACCTCTCGCTGCCTCAGCAAGTAACCCTCGGCCAGTGCCACTGCTTGGGGACAGGTCTCCGGCCCCCCTTTCCTGACCCAGCTCTGCATTTCCTGGGGCAGGATagccaggaactgctccagggtcaccagctccaggatctgctccttggtGTGTCTCTCTGGCTTTAGCCATTGATGACAAAGTTCctggagttggctgcaaaccgCCCGCGGTGCCTCAGCCTCTTGGTAGCCAAACTGCCTGAAGTGCTGGCGCTGTGCCTCTGTGCTGCTAGCCTCCTCATCCAGGATTTCTTCCTTCACTTGCTTGCAACCTGCTGTGCCTTTGGCATCATCAGTTGGCGGGTTGCTCCGCCCTGAGGGGCTGGACTCCACTTTCTTCAGGAATTCCTGCCATTGGGCTTCCCAGCGGTGTTGCAACCGCTCCCTCAGGTCCCATTCAACTTGCTCCGGGGAAGTACCGTCCCAGAATTCCCCTGTCAGTCTGGCTGGGATGACAGGGAGGTCTTTTCCAGCTCCATTCTCAGATTGCAGGCACACTGAATCCAACTCCTCCTGCTTCATTCCTTGTCCTAACACAGCCTGCAGCTGGAAACCCAAGGTCGACAATGCTCTGTGCTCTGAAGCCATTTTCCTTATCAAAGAAAAGTCATTTGTTAATCCCATTAAACAACCACCACCTTTCTTAAAAtagtattgttattattattatttatttgatttctatgccatccttccaaaaatggctcaggatggtttacacagagaaataataaataaagaagatggttccctgtccccaaagggctcacaatctaaaaagaaacacaagacagacaccagcaacagtcactgaaagtactgtgctgggggtggatagggccagttactctcctcctgctaaataaagagaatcaccacgttaaaaggtgtctctttgtcaagttagcaggggtattattattactaacaatgccaagttagcaggggtattattATTAGCAGCGTTAGCCATCAAAATGGATATTACTCATGGGAAAGACTTCTACCAGTGTAACACTAGACCATTGACTGAACCCAGTAGCCctggggttttcaaacttgggttgctGGAAtttcttggactacaattcccatcatccccaaccacagtggctgggatttgtagtccagctgAGAACTACACATCTGAAAACCTTAGAAAGCAGTCCATCTTTCTAAGTCTTAAGAACAGCATATTGGTTTATTACATtacaattatatcccactctttctcagggcagtagacattgttttttcctgccccttccccttccccatgaaCATATGATCATagtgacacaggaagctgccttctaccaagtcagaccattggtccatctagctcagtattgtctaccctcagactggcagtggcttctccaaaggctgcaggcaggagtctctctcggccctatcttggagataccagggaaggaacttggaaggaaccttctgcttgcaagcatgcagatgctcttctcagtggccccatcccctaaggggaagatcttacagtgctgacacatgtggtctcccattcacatgcaagccagagcagaccctgcttagcaaaggagacaaatcatgcttgctaccacaagaccagctctttcttgTGAGAAGATAGTCCTGTGGGGCTTTTAACTTGCCCCACATAACTAGCACTATTAATTGAGGTACTCATACTACTGTTTGTCCATTACAGCTTTCTCCAAGAAGCTTAGAGGGTAAACCTTGCTTCAACAACAACCTTGCATGGCAGGTTAGGTTGGAAGATAGACATGGTTCTCAGTATTCTTATTTTGTCAGGAACTTGGCAGTGTACATGGCATCTTCACCCAGCCCTCATTTTGTCCTTACAACCACCtgcctgtaaggtaggttaggctgagagtctGTGACTGACCCAAAGTCATCCAGCGAGCTTCATGTCGGAGAGAggagatttgaacctgagtctcacaagtcctagtctgacactctaaccactacaccaaaaaACCTATCAGTGGTATATCACTATCACTACTCAACCTGTACAGGCAGGGACTCACATCCTAGTCctctgttaaaacaaacaaaaattcttccccataaaaatataacaaaaatgGTTTTAGCTCAGTCTTCGTCCCGATGTGCTGGTTTTCTATGCATAGGAATTTTGTTATGGAAGAGCATGCAACTGTATCAGTTGCTACCAGTAATCTGAAGAGGTACAGACAAAGGTTTAGAATCACTTGCTCAGGCATCCCAGAATTCCTCAACTGCAAAGCAAGAATTTGCCCGAAACCAAACACGTTCCTTGCACTGCTTTTATTGTACCACACTGCTGGAATAGGACTGGGTACATTCCTGCAACCCCATTTCAAAATGTcctaattaaaaattaatattattAAATTTCATCCCCTCTTCATCTACATACATGTTTACACTCACCTGATCTCTTCTCAGAAGCCCACCACAAAGCATCTGCTCTACTAATCATCAGATGTCACAGACCATTCAAAGTATTTTCTCAGGATTAAGCAGGGCAGGAAGCAACTCTTTTCATTTTACatcctctgccccacccccaccccggcctctCTAGGAATCAAGCCTCGGTTTATTTAACTCTTTGAGAGAGGAACAGAAAACAATGAATACTGAGGATTGTCAAGcgtttaattctttttttaaaagcagcgtCCTGCGTCTTTACCGAATGCATGAGATAGAATTTCAAAGGATGCAGTTCTGCCCAACAACATGGAAATTCCCTGATCTTGACCCAGCGCTGGATTTTCTAGTGTTAAAAAACTGTTAGCATTTCCTTCTATTCTTTATTTGCTGTCCTTGTCTCATACACCGTGTATTTTAGATTGTAAAGCTtcctagatgtgtgtgtgtgtgtgtgtgtttttacttttGAAACTCTATAAAGCCCCTTGCAttcttctgctttttttttttttaaggaaggaaaGCTTCAGCCCCAAGAGCCCAGCCATTAAAGAGGAATAACACTGGAGGAATTGGACTTATGACACCAATCCATTGGAAAAACTAATTCTGGTTCTCTCTCGCTGAAGTGATAACCTGGTttagggctgtaccacttcagagtgcAAATGGGGAGGCACATGAATGAATATTCTTctacagggagggaggggagagttaAGAAGAGCTTAGCTGGATCAGGTCAAAGATCcatccatttagtccagcatctagtCCAGGGGATGGACTAGATGAGCGTTGGCTCTCACAGTAGCCAACCAgttgcccctgggaagcccataacAGTTGCTCCCTCATAACTGGAGTGGCAtagaagccactgatagacttgtccttcattaatttgtctaatcttTTCAAGCCATCTATGAGGGCCAATCAATAGGTCCACAGAATGACATAGAGAGCAGGAATTTcctgcccccacaccccacatAGACCCCCTGAAGGTCAAAACACCTTTCCTAGTGGTGCTCCAGTGCATGGATTCCAAGTGTGAAAAAGTGTTCCCCTTCATGTTTTTGAAGAGGTAGAAGTCATGGGGGCCAACTCTGAGGAATAAGGAGAGTGTGGAACAAATTGGATCCTCGCTTTTTTGATGGCAGCCATTGCAACAATGGACCTGTGTGCAGGTCTTGGTAAAAGAGCACACCATGGCACAATTTGCCATGCTGTTCATTTTTGATAGCCTGCCATAATTTCCCAGTCAACCGTGCATAGTAGTCCACCAGTGATCATTGCTCCACATTGGATACAGTTGATCATCCAAATTCCTTGTGCACCCCCAAAAATGGACACCATGCCCTTGCCTGCTGACTGTGAAACATGAAATTTCATCAGAGGTGGTGAAGATGTGTTTGCACACCATGCTTTGCTGTTTTGTCTCAGGATTGAAACAGTGAACCCATGTTCCATCCATGATAACATATCGAAACTCAAAGTCTGCAGAATCTCAAATGAACTGTTCCAAAAGTtgtgaatacaaatatgataatatctatataccattttccaacaaaagtccccaaggcggtttacatagatagcaatagcaatagcacttacatttatataccgctctatagctggaagctctctaagcggtttacaatgatttagcatattgccccccaacattctgggtactcattttaccgacctcggaaggatggaaggctgagtcaaccttgagcccctggtcaggatcgaacttgtaaccttctggttacagggcggcagttttaccactgcaccaccaggggctctcaattaaaattaattaattaattagctccctgtccccaaagggctcacaatctaaaacagaaatgtaagatagaaaccagcaacagcagctggagggatgcagtgctggggatggataggaccagttgttctccccctgctcagtaaagagaactgtcactttaaaaaggtgcctctttgcccagcagttagcaggggacttgcaATTGAGTTGCCATTTGCTCATCCGTCAACATTCGTAGCAACCATCTTGTAGAAACCTTTTCCAACCTGGGATGCTCcttctaaatattttatttgtttgtttgtttgtttgtttgttcgatttctataccacccttccaaaaatggctcagggcggttcacacagagaaataacaaataaataagataaataagaagGCGATTGCCGTCAgagctaggcaattataggcctgccaCCAACCTTCCTTGGTCGGGCTAGGTGATTCAGAgtggcgagtctcacgatcagtgagacttgtcAAAATGAGGTCtgcacagagccggcaggggctgtgaggatcgggagccgtgcagcccccagaagttgcaggatgccctgagcaagcacgaggggcatcctggagagaacccccCTCCCCGAGcccgggaagctgcttgcagcctcctggcgggggtctactcatgtgtcgccgcggccaggttggtctttggcgGCGCCCATagaaaccacattactcctattttaaaagaactacactagttgctgccaattagtttctgggcaaaatacaaagggttggttattacctgtaaagccctgaatggcttaaagttgtgccatcaagttggtgtcaactcctggcgcccacagagccctgtggttgtctttggtagaatataggaggggtttaccattgcctcctcccgcgcagtgtgagatgatgcctttcagcatcttcctgtatcgctgctacccaatataccagcaaggattcgaaccagcaaccacttctccactgcaccattggCCCAGTGTATTTAAGAGGGTTCACTTCTTCGTGAACATTTGGTGTTcagtcatttggtggccactcaggtatgggccttctccgttgtcgctccgagactttggaatgcacttcccgctgacataagactctccccatctctagcggtttttaaaagatctttaaagactcattttttttaaccaggccttttagcttttgtaattttaaatactgtaaattgttttcattttaggcAGCTTCTTGGAGTTTTCActgatgttaatgttttaatttgtattgttttattattgtgaacaggcttgagactttggtttggggcggtatatgtatatgtagtaaataaataaaataaaaataaaataagtacatgcatgagcactattcctcttaagggatggggccatagctggtGGGAAAGCATCTaaggtcaatccctggcagcagcgccaggagggctgggagagacgcctgcctgaaaccatggatagctgctgccagtcagtgcagatcgAGGTGCCTAACCtgtgttactccagatgttgctgaactacaactcccataatccccagctacaatgtcaatactgagcaaggtggaccaaaAATCTGATTtggtatgaggcagtttcctgtctatttcctcctct
Above is a window of Hemicordylus capensis ecotype Gifberg chromosome 2, rHemCap1.1.pri, whole genome shotgun sequence DNA encoding:
- the LOC128343929 gene encoding zinc finger and SCAN domain-containing protein 2-like; amino-acid sequence: MASEHRALSTLGFQLQAVLGQGMKQEELDSVCLQSENGAGKDLPVIPARLTGEFWDGTSPEQVEWDLRERLQHRWEAQWQEFLKKVESSPSGRSNPPTDDAKGTAGCKQVKEEILDEEASSTEAQRQHFRQFGYQEAEAPRAVCSQLQELCHQWLKPERHTKEQILELVTLEQFLAILPQEMQSWVRKGGPETCPQAVALAEGYLLRQREVKRQETQDLELLKKAAVDFPETEGAPSDAWRETLFRDIKQENGGVTSFLAEEWVSGEKKDCLGNSTDKETCRMLSGGAEQNTSQCLDHGDLASGSHQGNPTKREESTLINYQSRYMELEDRTPLQGIPKEKTENAHFECGNVFQKKSDLVDEITQTNKGPFKCPDCGQTFSRRSVLVNHQRIHTGEKPYKCSVCGKGFRQHSQLINHQRIHTGEKPYSCLDCGKSFGDPSHVIRHKRTHTVERPYKCSACGKSFCTGTELLVHERTHTSEKPCQCLDCGQSFSRMSVLINHQRIHTGEKPYKCTQCGKCFRQHSQLVNHQRIHTGERPYVCSDCGRSFSDPSHLIRHKRTHTGEKPCKCSVCGKSFSTSAYLITHLRIHTGEKPYQCSECGKSFNHSSALIAHERLHRGEKPYKCPDCGKNFNSSSQLITHRRIHTGEKPYKCTDCGKDFTSRTELVTHQRIHTGEKPYMCSECGKSFSQRSHLITHERIHTGERPYVCLDCGKSFNNNSSFIVHKRTHTGEKLYTCSVCGRSFSDHSNFNKHQLMHGLASSGLEEEKYFLSLTVSRMASLTPSGSPHLHNDVATATVESAQVLVTFEEVAVHFTKEEWALLNLAQRALYKEVMVENYVNVASLGGSVFPKPDLISWSKRKVQCSRRQGKRKEQSIQGAKETERLTGDEIVCKVKEENVQQEDSLLKKTKVLPGRPRQPISSLGLASRPSDLQSVGYETVFVNVADQEEYSGDLETESLPLGRAGEEGEASRNLLVGEREEICIQYGRIYRWKSYLMPRQGSPMGEKSHKCAICAKRYSTRSILKTHQRMHTGEKPYKCSECGKSFRQRTHLKIHERVHTGEKPYTCPECGKSFRHYTSLVVHQRIHTGDKPYLCCACERSFCEKSNLTKHMRTHLGEKPFSCTACGKNYSNRSGLMKHTWIHKRE